The sequence below is a genomic window from Photobacterium atrarenae.
CATCATTAACTACATTCAGGAAACCGGCGAAGAAGGCTTCCTTGATGAAGTGATCCCTTATGCCGATGGCGGTGATGCAACCGTTTACGAGCACATGAAAGCAGCGCTGAACTTCTCCGCAGAATACGTGGGTCAAACCGGTATTTGTAAGGGTCTGCGCGCTGACTGGAATGACTGTCTGAACCTGGGTGGCGGCGAATCTGCGATGGTTTCCTTCCTGCACTTCTGGGCCCTGCAAGAGTTCGTTGCCCTGGCGAAGCACAAAGGCAAAGCTGCAGATATCGAGAAATATACCGAAATGGCAGCGAACGTGCGTGAAGCATGTGAACAACACCTGTGGGATGACGAAGGTGGCTGGTACATCCGGGGGCTGACAAAAGACGGTGACAAAATCGGGACAGCACAGCAAACCGAAGGCCGTGTGCACCTTGAATCAAACACCCTGGCAGTGCTCTCTGGTCTGGCGTCTCAAGAGCGCGGTGAGAAGGCCATGGATGCCGTGGATGAAAACCTGTTCTCTGAGTATGGTCTGCACCTGAACTCGCCATCTTTCGCGACACCGAACGACGACATCGGCTTCGTGACCCGCGTATACCAAGGCGTGAAAGAAAACGGCGCCATCTTCTCGCATCCAAACCCATGGGCCTGGGTGGCGGAAGCCAAACTGGGGCGTGGTGACCGTGCCATGAAGTTCTATGACGCGCTGAACCCATACAACCAGAATGACATGATCGAGAAGCGAGTTGCTGAACCTTACTCTTACGTGCAGTTCATCATGGGCCGCGACCACGAAAACCATGGCCGTGCAAACCACCCATGGCTCACGGGGACGTCTGGCTGGGCATACTTTGCCGTGACGAACTTCATTCTGGGCGTGCAAACCGGCTTCAATGGCCTGACGGTTGACCCATGTATTCCGACAGCTTGGCCGGGCTTCGAAGTCAGCCGCCAGTGGCGTGGCGCGACCTTCAACATCAAGGTCGAAAATCCGGATCACGTCAGCAAAGGGGTTGTCTCGGTCACTCTGAACGGTGAAGCGATTGACGGCGCAATTCCGGAACAACCGGCCGGCTCCGTCAACACCGTCACGGTGATCATGGGCTAACCCGGATCGGGGGTGACTGCCCACCCCCGCTTTTTGAAAACCATGTTGAAAACCATCTTTCAAGCCAAGGCTTGATAAGAAAAAGGAGTGCCACATGATCAAATTTGGAACCGGCGGCTGGCGAGCCCTGATCGGCGAAGAGTTTACCCAGGCCAATGTCCGGCGAGTCGCCCAGGCGGTTGCCAATATCATCATCGCTGAAGAAGCCACCGACCGGGGCTTTGTGATCGGCTATGACCGACGCTTCCTGTCCGACAAGGCCGCGGTCTGGTTTTCTGAAGTGTTGGCCGGGAACGGCATTGTTGTCAGCTTTATCGACAAGTATGTCCCGACCCCGGTGGTGATGTTCCAGTCCCGGGCGATCGGCGCCCGCTATTCGGCCTGTATTACCGCATCGCACAACCCGGCCGACTACAACGGCATTAAGGTCTTTATCGAAGGCGGCCGGGACGCTGACGAAGTAATCACCGAGAAAATCGAAACACAAATTGCCGGGCTCACGGATGCAGATATCCGGCACCTGGATTTTGCGCAGGCCAAAGCCTCCGGACAGATTGAGCTAATCAACCCGATGAATGAATTTGTCGATAGCATTATCGACTTCATCGACATCGAGGCGATCAAAAAAGCCCGGCTGCGCGTGCTGATCGATCCCATGTTCGGGGTCGCCAAAAACGCCCTGCAGACAGTACTGATCACGGCCCGCTGCGATGTTGATGTGATCAACGACGGCCAGAACCCGTCCTTCGGCGGCCTGATGCCCTCGCCCAGTGCCGCGACCCTGTACCGACTCAAACACTTAGTGGCCCACGAAGGCTATGACATCGGCATCGGGACAGACGGCGATGCCGATCGCCTCGGCATCATTGATGAAAAAGGCAACTTCATTCACCCCAATGAAGTCATGCTGCTGCTCTATTACTACCTCCTGGAATACAAAGGCTGGAAAGGCTCTGTGGTGCGCAACATTGCCACCACCCACCTGCTGGATAAAGTCGCCGCAGCCTACAACGAACAGTGTTTTGAAGTGCCGGTCGGCTTTAAGCATGTTAGCGCTCAGATGGATGCCGATGACGCCCTGATTGGCGGCGAGAGCTCCGGCGGCCTGACGATTCGCGGCCATATCAAAGGCAAAGACGGCGTCTTCGCCTCGAGTCTGCTGGTAGAAATGATCAGCGTCACCGGCAAAAAGCTGTCAGAAATGCTCGATGAAATTTACGACAAATACGGCTACGCCTACACCGCAGAAGGTGACTGTCATTTCCGACCGGAAGAGCGCCAGCGCCTGTACGACAAGATCTATGTCGACAAAGCGCTGCCGGATTTCGGCTATGCCATCGAGAAGGTCAGCTATGCCGACGGCGCCAAGGTCTATTTCGAAAACGGCGGCTGGGCCCTGGCCCGCTTCTCCGGTACCGAGCCGCTGCTGCGCCTGTTTGCCGAAATGGAAGACCGACAGCAGGCCGAGCAGGTAGTCGCACAGTTGAAAGCTTTTCTGGACGTTTGAAGCAACATGGCGCCCTGAAGCACCACTGCCGCTTCAGGGCGCCGGAATCGTGAAGTCCTGTTGAAGCAGCTTAGCTGTTATTTTCGCAAGCCTTTGGTTTCGGGCTTTTGCGTCAAGGGTAGCCCGGCTACCCTTTTCTTTTTCTGCTGTTTGATCATCACTCACGTCGCCTCCATGAAGCCGAATCCTCGAACGGCAGCGTGACAGACTGCTCTCTCAAGGCAATTGGCAACAGCTAACAAATGGACTACGACGTGCATGGATGCACTAATGTAGCGAAAGCCATGGATGGCCGAGAGTTGCTGCTCTTGTATTGCGACTGCGCATACAAAAAATCCCCGGCATTGCTGCTAGGGACTTGATGATTGGCGGAGGGCCGGGCTGGCGATCCAGCGGGACTCAAGCCGAAGGCTCGTGAGAGTCCATTCAAAACTCTGCAAAATGATAAAAAGCCCCGCTATTTCTAGCGGGGCTTTCAAAGAAGTGGCGGAGCGGACGGGACTCGAACCCGCGACCCCCGGCGTGACAGGCCGGTATTCTAACCAACTGAACTACCGCTCCACACGGCACTTAATCGAAGTCTTACTGTGATGGCTTCAATCAAGTTAATGTTCAAAGCCTGGCGATGTCCTACTCTCACATGGGGAGGCCCCACACTACCATCGGCGCTGTTACGTTTCACTGCTGAGTTCGGCATGGGATCAGGTGGGTCCATAACGCTATGGTCGCCAAGCAAATTCTGTTTATCTTACGCCTTCGGCGGAAGATACAATCTCGGAAAATCTGACCAGTATTCTCAAACACTCCATTCAAGTGCTTGCGGAGTCCGTACTTCGTAAACAAAACCCCTTGGGTGTTGTATGGTTAAGCCGCACGGGCAATTAGTACAGGTTAGCTCAACGCCTCACAGCGCTTACACACCCTGCCTATCAACGTCGTAGTCTACGACAACCCTTCAGAAGGCTTGAAGCCTTGGGGATGACTCATCTTGAGGCTCGCTTCCCGCTTAGATGCTTTCAGCGGTTATCGATTCCGAACTTAGCTACCGGGCAATGCGTCTGGCGACACAACCCGAACACCAGCGGTTCGTCCACTCCGGTCCTCTCGTACTAGGAGCAGCCCCTCTCAATCATCCAACGCCCACGGCAGATAGGGACCGAACTGTCTCACGACGTTCTAAACCCAGCTCGCGTACCACTTTAAATGGCGAACAGCCATACCCTTGGGACCGACTTCAGCCCCAGGATGTGATGAGCCGACATCGAGGTGCCAAACACCGCCGTCGATATGAACTCTTGGGCGGTATCAGCCTGTTATCCCCGGAGTACCTTTTATCCGTTGAGCGATGGCCCTTCCATTCAGAACCACCGGATCACTATGACCTGCTTTCGCACCTGCTCGAACCGTCATTCTCGCAGTCAAGCGGGCTTATGCCATTGCACTAACCTCACGATGTCCGACCGTGATTAGCCCACCTTCGTGCTCCTCCGTTACGCTTTGGGAGGAGACCGCCCCAGTCAAACTACCCACCAGGCACTGTCCGCAACCCCGATAAAGGGCCGACGTTAGAACATCAACACTACAAGGGTGGTATTTCAAGGACGGCTCCACAGATACTGGCGTACCTGCTTCGAAGCCTCCCACCTATCCTACACATGTAGGGTCAATGTTCAGTGCCAAGCTGTAGTAAAGGTTCACGGGGTCTTTCCGTCTAGCCGCGGGTACACAGCATCTTCACTGCGATTTCAATTTCACTGAGTCTCGGGTGGAGACAGCGTGGCCATCATTACGCCATTCGTGCAGGTCGGAACTTACCCGACAAGGAATTTCGCTACCTTAGGACCGTTATAGTTACGGCCGCCGTTTACCGGGGCTTCGATCAAGAGCTTCTCCGAAGATAACCCCATCAATTAACCTTCCGGCACCGGGCAGGCGTCACACCGTATACGTCATCTTTCGATTTTGCACAGTGCTGTGTTTTTAATAAACAGTTGCAGCCACCTGGTATCTGCGACTGCCAGCAGCGCCAAGAGCAAGTCTCTTTACCGCCGGCAGCGTACCTTCTCCCGAAGTTACGGTACCATTTTGCCTAGTTCCTTCACCCGAGTTCTCTCAAGCGCCTTGGTATTCTCTACCCGACCACCTGTGTCGGTTTGGGGTACGATTCCTTGCTATCTGAAGCTTAGAGGCTTTTCCCGGAAGCATGGCATCAATGACTTCAGCACCGTAGCGGCTCGACATCAGGTCTCAGCCTTGTAATCCCGGATTTGCCTAAGATTACAGCCTACACCCTTGAACCTGGACAACCGTCGCCAGGCCCACCTAGCCTTCTCCGTCCCCCCATCGCAATAGCAAGAAGTACGGGAATATTAACCCGTTTCCCATCGACTACGCCTTTCGGCCTCGCCTTAGGGGTCGACTCACCCTGCCCCGATTAACGTTGGACAGGAACCCTTGGTCTTCCGGCGAGGAGGTTTTTCACCCCCTTTATCGTTACTCATGTCAGCATTCGCACTTCTGATACCTCCAGCATGCCTTACAGCACACCTTCAACGGCTTACAGAACGCTCCCCTACCCAATACATAAAATGCATTGCCGCAGCTTCGGTGTATCGCTTAGCCCCGTTAAATCTTCCGCGCAGGCCGACTCGACCAGTGAGCTATTACGCTTTCTTTAAATGATGGCTGCTTCTAAGCCAACATCCTGGCTGTCTGAGCCTTCCCACATCGTTTCCCACTTAGCGATAACTTTGGGACCTTAGCTGGCGGTCTGGGTTGTTTCCCTCTCCACGACGGACGTTAGCACCCGCCGTGTGTCTCCCGGATAGTACTTACTGGTATTCGGAGTTTGCAAAGGGTTGGTAAGTCGGGATGACCCCCTAGCCTTAACAGTGCTCTACCCCCAGTAGTATTCGTCCGAGGCGCTACCTAAATAGCTTTCGGGGAGAACCAGCTATCTCCAGGTTTGATTGGCCTTTCACCCCTAGCCACAAGTCATCCGCTAATTTTTCAACATTAGTCGGTTCGGTCCTCCAGTGCGTGTTACCGCACCTTCAACCTGCCCATGGCTAGATCACCTGGTTTCGGGTCTAATCCCAGCAACTGCACGCCCAGTTAAGACTCGGTTTCCCTACGGCTCCCCTATACGGTTAACCTTGCTACTGAAATTAAGTCGCTGACCCATTATACAAAAGGTACGCAGTCACCCCATCACTAAGCCACCTCTGCTTGATTTTTGTGGGTTGACCAACGCTGCGCGTTGTTAACCACAGTCAAACGGAAGTAATTGCTGTCACTAAGGCACAATAGCTTAGTGATGGGGCTCCTACTGCTTGTACGTACACGGTTTCAGGTTCTGTTTCACTCCCCTCACAGGGGTTCTTTTCGCCTTTCCCTCACGGTACTGGTTCACTATCGGTCAGTCAGGAGTATTTAGCCTTGGAGGATGGTCCCCCCATCTTCAGACAAGATAACACGTGTCCCGTCCTACTCGTTTTCACCTTAAATGCGTTGTCGGTTACGGGGCTATCACCCTGTGTCGCGGCACTTTCCAGAGCCTTCACCTGACGCATAAAAAGCTTAAGGGCTAATCCGGTTTCGCTCGCCGCTACTGCCGGAATCTCGGTTGATTTCTCTTCCTCGGGGTACTTAGATGTTTCAGTTCCCCCGGTTCGCCTCAATACGCTATGAATTCACGTATTGATAACTGCTGCTGCAGCTGGGTTTCCCCATTCGGAAATCGTAGACTCAAGTGGCTCTTACTGCCTCATCTACGCTTATCGCAAGTTAGTACGTCCTTCATCGCCTCTGACTGCCCAGGCATCCACCGTGTACGCTTAGTCACTTAACCATACAACCCCAAGGGGTCTGTATCGCAAACAACCAAGGTTTCCATCAATGACTTGACGGATTAGTTTGTTTTGCCGGACTCTTTGTCTGTCTTCACTTTGAAAAGTGAAAGCAAACATACACAAGACACTTGAATGTGTGTTGCTTGAGAACTCGTTCCATCTTTCGATGAAACTTTAGTATTGAATGTCAAACATTCAATTTACTAGTCAGCTTTCCAGATTGTTAAAGAGCATGTGTTTGTATCCCGAGGGATAGACACTTTCTAACGGCACTCGTAAGTATGTTTAGAAAGTGGCGTCCCATAGGGGAGTCGAACCCCTGTTACCGCCGTGAAAGGGCGGTGTCCTAGGCCTCTAGACGAATGGGACACTGTTGTCTTTTACTATTAACCAAGCAATCTGTGTGGACACTGCATCAAACAATGCGTCATATCGTTAAGGAGGTGATCCAGCCCCAGGTTCCCCTAGGGCTACCTTGTTACGACTTCACCCCAGTCATGAACCACACCGTGGTAAACGCCCTCCCGAAGGTTAAGCTATCTACTTCTGGTGCAGCCCACTCCCATGGTGTGACGGGCGGTGTGTACAAGGCCCGGGAACGTATTCACCGTGGCATTCTGATCCACGATTACTAGCGATTCCGACTTCATGGAGTCGAGTTGCAGACTCCAATCCGGACTACGACGCACTTTTTGGGATTCGCTCACTATCGCTAGCTCGCAGCCCTCTGTATGCGCCATTGTAGCACGTGTGTAGCCCTACTCGTAAGGGCCATGATGACTTGACGTCGTCCCCACCTTCCTCCGGTTTATCACCGGCAGTCTCCCTGGAGTTCCCACCCGAAGTGCTGGCAAACAAGGATAAGGGTTGCGCTCGTTGCGGGACTTAACCCAACATTTCACAACACGAGCTGACGACAGCCATGCAGCACCTGTCTCAGAGTTCCCGAAGGCACCAAAGCATCTCTGCTAAGTTCTCTGGATGTCAAGAGTAGGTAAGGTTCTTCGCGTTGCATCGAATTAAACCACATGCTCCACCGCTTGTGCGGGCCCCCGTCAATTCATTTGAGTTTTAATCTTGCGACCGTACTCCCCAGGCGGTCTACTTAACGCGTTAGCTCCGAAAGCCAGAATTCAAGACCCCAGCCTCCAAGTAGACATCGTTTACGGCGTGGACTACCAGGGTATCTAATCCTGTTTGCTCCCCACGCTTTCGCATCTGAGCGTCAGTCTTTGTCCAGGGGGCCGCCTTCGCCACCGGTATTCCTTCAGATCTCTACGCATTTCACCGCTACACCTGAAATTCTACCCCCCTCTACAAGACTCTAGCCTGCCAGTTCCAAATGCGATTCCGAGGTTGAGCCCCGGGCTTTCACATCTGGCTTAACAAGCCGCCTGCATGCGCTTTACGCCCAGTAATTCCGATTAACGCTCGCACCCTCCGTATTACCGCGGCTGCTGGCACGGAGTTAGCCGGTGCTTCTTCTGTCGCTAACGTCAAACAACCAGGCTATTAACCTGGCCGCCTTCCTCACGACTGAAAGTGCTTTACAACCCGAAGGCCTTCTTCACACACGCGGCATGGCTGCATCAGGGTTT
It includes:
- a CDS encoding phosphoglucomutase/phosphomannomutase family protein, which codes for MIKFGTGGWRALIGEEFTQANVRRVAQAVANIIIAEEATDRGFVIGYDRRFLSDKAAVWFSEVLAGNGIVVSFIDKYVPTPVVMFQSRAIGARYSACITASHNPADYNGIKVFIEGGRDADEVITEKIETQIAGLTDADIRHLDFAQAKASGQIELINPMNEFVDSIIDFIDIEAIKKARLRVLIDPMFGVAKNALQTVLITARCDVDVINDGQNPSFGGLMPSPSAATLYRLKHLVAHEGYDIGIGTDGDADRLGIIDEKGNFIHPNEVMLLLYYYLLEYKGWKGSVVRNIATTHLLDKVAAAYNEQCFEVPVGFKHVSAQMDADDALIGGESSGGLTIRGHIKGKDGVFASSLLVEMISVTGKKLSEMLDEIYDKYGYAYTAEGDCHFRPEERQRLYDKIYVDKALPDFGYAIEKVSYADGAKVYFENGGWALARFSGTEPLLRLFAEMEDRQQAEQVVAQLKAFLDV